A region of the Burkholderia savannae genome:
TTGATGCAAATTCCGCACATTATCAAGCGACGATCGCGCACGATTCGGGCTCGCCGCCGCAATCGTCTTTTGAAATTAATGCGACCAGTCGATTAACGCGGGATCGGGCTTGTTTATATGATTTCTTTTCGATTTTAGATCGACATATAAAAATGCCGGATCGGATGCGCATGCATCTAACGATTAACAATGGACTGCATCATTTCATGCAGTTCGAGCCGATTGTAAGTTGCCCGTAACGCGTCTTTCGTCGTGATCCGGTTGCGCGCCGCGAGCGAGGCGAGATCGTCGTTCAGCGAGCGCGACATGTTGTCCTCCCGGCGCCGCAGGAATTCGTTGACGAGGTGCAGCTTCGCCGGGTCCGCGATCAGCTTGGCGACCTGGTTGTTGTTGTTGAACAGCAGCTCGCTCGCGAGCACGAGACTCTCGCCGTCCGCGCTCGGCACGAGGCTCTGGCAGACGATGCCGATCAGCGATTCGGCGAGCGCGACCGCGTGCCGGTCGCGCTCGCCTGCCGGAAAGAACGACAGCAGCTTGTTGAGCGCGCTGACCGCGCTGCCCGTGTGCATCGTCGCGAGCACGAGGTGCCCGGATTCGCCCGCCTGCAGCAGCGTGTCGGCCGTCTGCGCGTCGCGCACCTCGCCCACCATCACGACGTCCGGCTTCTGCCGCAGCGCCTCGCGCAGCCCGTGCGGAAAATTCGGCGTGTCGGTCGGCACTTCGCGCTGCGAGATGATCGACTGGCGGCGCTCCAGATAGTATTCGATCGGCTCCTCGATCGTGACGATATGCGTGTTGCGCGTCGCGTTGACGTGCTCGAGCAGCGACGCGATCGTCGTCGTCTTGCCCGAGCCCGTCGGGCCGGTGACGAGGATGATGCCCTTCGTGTTGTCGAGCATCGAGCGCACGTACACGGGCAGGCCGAGCTCCTCGAGCGGCAGCGGCGCGAGCGGCAGGCGGCGCATCGAGATCACGATCTTGCGGCCGCCGCCCGCGCGATACACGTGGCAGCGCAGCCGGCAGCGCGTGAGGACGAACGGGCGATCGAGCGTGCCCTGGCGCAGCGCGTTCTCCCAATGCTCGTCGATCGCGTCGAGCAGCGGCCGCATGTCGTCGAGGAGCACCGGTTCGTCGCTCGTCTCGATCCAGCCGCGCGGCGTCTTGATCGTGACGGGGCGGTCCTGCTCGATGTGGATGTCGGTGAACATCTGCTTCAGGTCGATCAGGCCGAGCACTTCGCCCGCGAGATCGCGCAGCGGGGCGGCGGCGGGATGCTGGTTCATCTTGGCGATTCGAATGAATGGAATGGGCGGCGCATTGCGCGCGGCGAGTGGGAAATTGAATGATCTATTGAATTTTGCATGCCAACTAGCTTTTGTCAAACTATTCGGGGTATATTTGCCGCGCAATAATCAATTCAATAATGCGACTGCGTGCGCAGACCTATTATGTAAAGCCGAGGTAATCCCGGGTCCGGAAAGCCATTTCCGGTCGCGAAGGCGGCCCGATGCGTCGGGCGCGGCATCCGGGATCGTCGAGCGGCAAAGCGCGGGGGCCAGCGGCGCACGACGGCAGTCGAGTAACGAGGAAAAACATGATGCACGGCGCTACGGTCGCCGCGGCCGCGTCCATCGCGATCGCGCTCTTTGCAACCGATTGCGCGGCGAGCGGTCCGCCCGCCGGCAC
Encoded here:
- a CDS encoding type IV pilus twitching motility protein PilT; amino-acid sequence: MNQHPAAAPLRDLAGEVLGLIDLKQMFTDIHIEQDRPVTIKTPRGWIETSDEPVLLDDMRPLLDAIDEHWENALRQGTLDRPFVLTRCRLRCHVYRAGGGRKIVISMRRLPLAPLPLEELGLPVYVRSMLDNTKGIILVTGPTGSGKTTTIASLLEHVNATRNTHIVTIEEPIEYYLERRQSIISQREVPTDTPNFPHGLREALRQKPDVVMVGEVRDAQTADTLLQAGESGHLVLATMHTGSAVSALNKLLSFFPAGERDRHAVALAESLIGIVCQSLVPSADGESLVLASELLFNNNNQVAKLIADPAKLHLVNEFLRRREDNMSRSLNDDLASLAARNRITTKDALRATYNRLELHEMMQSIVNR